The sequence below is a genomic window from Gemmatimonadota bacterium.
GGGAGCCAGTTCTGCAACCACATCAGCAGGGGGTTCATAAATGCCATAGCGTATGCCATTACCGTCCTCCACGAACATCATCATGCGATGGGGGCGAGGATCTTCCCAGGGCCATGGACTCTGGAAACAGATGGCTGTTCGGTTGTTGCGATTTTGAAACGAGCGATTGTCTGGCCTCTGATTGTTTGGGATGTTAATGCGAACGCGCCCATTACCCAGCACCCTCACACGGCTATCCTCATCGGCTCCGGGCAGCAAGCGCAACAGCCTGTTAGGCTCGTTCAATGCATCAGACGCCTCATTCAGCGGAAACGGGCTCGTGTAGTTGTTGCGTATATCATTGGGGAATTCACCGGCCAGCGGCAACCTGGGACCGCTCTGCCAAATATAAAACGAACCGAATGATAGCCTGGAACGCTCTCGATGATTGCGAGCAAATTCAACGCGAAGTTGATCCCGCGTGGCCCGTGATGTACGCCAATAATGCCGCACGGTTTTTTCATACGTCACAGAAGCCATTGGCGGTGCTGCAAGCGGTGGATTGTACACAAATACCACCGTGCCATAATCCGATGCCGCTGCTGTAAAAATGATATGCCGGGGCGTACCCTGAGGCGGATCGCCGACATCTATGGCACTACCCCCACTCGTCCCTGAAATCAGCCGATAGCTGCCGCGCCACTCCTCGGCAGGCTCAGTCGGGATATCGCGAGTACATCCCGCTGTACCCAACACGCCAATGAGACAAAATAATAAAAATTTACGCATTTTGTGATTCCTCCTGTCGGCGGGCGACCACGAAGGTCGCCCCTACAAGCGTCGGGACGGCACAGGGGCCGTCCCCTACAGGCGGGCACGGAGACACCGCCCCTACTAGAACGTTCCCGAAAGCGTCAAACGCAACGGTCGCTCTCTAATTGCACCGCCGATATCGCTATACGAAACATCCACACTTATCTCGCGCTCTTCGCTCACATTGAGATTTATACCCGCCCCCACGCTCCAGGTCTCCACATCGTACCTGAACTTATAACCGGCGCGGAGTGCCAGCATATTTTGTATCCACAACTCACCGCCAATGTGATCGCGCTCACCATAGTCGCGGAAAAACACATGCTCATAAGCAGTCGTCAGATAAAGCGGATCGCCCTGCTTGCCAAGCAATTCCATTGCAATGGCCAGATTGTAGTAAAACGGCAGGCGATAATCCTCGGTCAGCACTTCTTTATTCCCACCCAGGTTGCTCATGGTCATGCCCACGCGCAGACTCTTGAAACCCGTGTAAAAGAGCGTACCAACATCAAATGTCGTGGAACTCACATTGACAATGTGAATCTGAGACCGCACATAGCGCAGGCGGAAACCCATCGAAAACTTATCGGTCAGTTGCTTGGCAAAAGACGCCGCAACGGAAAAATCGCCGAGCTTGATGTTCCGCCCCGTGCCATTGGGTTGCAAGGGCGTGGTCTCTTCTACATCGGGATAGTTAAACGAGCGAAAAGCGACACCCACAACGCCTACGGGAATGCGATAGGCAAAACCCGCAGCCCCCATCTTGGTGCCCACCAGCCACTCGTTATAAGAGGCCAGATATGCCATATTGTCGATATGCACCAGCCCGGCTGCATTCTGGAATATCGAGTGAATATCTCGCGACGTGCCCACATTGGCGTCGGCCATACCCGCCAGGCGCGCAGACGCCGAAATCTTCAAAAGCGCGAAGCCACTGCGCGCAATGCGGTTGCCCTTATCGCCTTCCGAGCGATAATGCGGTTCTGTCAATACGGGCGGCAGATTCTGAAGGCTTGTCTCTTGTTGAGCCATGGCACTTTGAGGGCTGAGAAAAAGCGCGATAGCTGCTATCCAGATCAAATGTTTCATAATTTGCTCCTCAATAATGACCAATGATCAATTGACAATCACAAACAGACCCTTCTGGATCTGCCCCAAACTCTCGGGATGGTGCGATTCAATCGCCCAGATGTACGTACCGGCATTGAGACGACCGCGCGTATTGGCATTCAAACCCACCGTGTGCGTATCCCACTCGATCTCGCCGCGCGCCACAGGGCGCCCCCGCTGCGGATCGAGTGTATCAAAGGTATCACGCCAGGCCAGATCACCCGTTAGCGTGTAAATGTACAGCGTACACCTGCTCGGCACATTGATCCACCGGATGCGAGGTGCCCCATAGCTGTGTTCATCCCTGCCCTGTACCCAGGGATTGGGCACCACCCTGATCGGCAGCGACATGGACTCATTTTCATGGTTGAGCAATGCAGAGGTCAAACGCGGCACAATGCCATTGGGGTGCCACCGATACTGATTGCGCTCATCCGAGTGTCCGGTTTCCAAACCCTGCTCATCAAACGCGCGCACAGAATAGTGGTAAATAAAACCGAGATCGGGTTCTGAATCAGTAAACCTGTAGGTGCCCCAGCGGAAAGGACCATCAATCTCAATACTGTGAGGTTCCTCCAGACCTTCTGCCCAGGGTTGATTGTCAAAAGAAGCACCTGGGGGTGCATCTGAGGGTAACTGTCGTTCGCCTTCGGGTCCCACAGCCTTGGGAATCGTCGCCAGCAATTCCCAGGGCCCAACCCGCATAAAATCAGAGCGATAGACCCGATAACCCAGCACATCGGGACGACCCAGATCTGGATCGATCGCCGTATCGGCAACGCCCGACCAGTCCACTTCGATATGTCCATCTAAGTTCGTCAGCGCATTGACCTTCACATCGGGCGGCTGGTTAAGCCCGTCAAAGCCCAGATCATACAGCTTTTGCGCTTCATTGCCGTGTGCATAGATCGCTTCGAGACCCAGTTCCAATTCGTTGACCTGGCCCTGCTGCTGCCAGTTCCACTCGTAGGGACGCGCGTAATTCGCGGTATCCATGCGATATTTGGCTGAATTGGACCCCATCCCCGCCACATAGGCGATCACGACTTTGGCCTTGTCGCCGGGACCCAGGGTATAGGGACCGTAAACCTGTGCATCGATCCACGCACCCAATTCCTCATTGTCGTGGTGCTGCACCATGCGGTCTGTATCATTTTCCCCGAGCACACCGGCAGCATCGCTGTAGATGTCAAACAACTGATTCTCGCCGTGCGTACCCCCATGCGGATCATCGCCTAATGCCGAAGAATACATGCGCCACCTGAACACGGTGTGGGGCTGTGGACCTTGCGGCTTCACATAACCGCCTTTTCGATCCAGTGCATTGTAGGGATGGTCAGATGTGCCCGTTGCAATCGGCATCATCCCGAT
It includes:
- a CDS encoding PorV/PorQ family protein — its product is MKHLIWIAAIALFLSPQSAMAQQETSLQNLPPVLTEPHYRSEGDKGNRIARSGFALLKISASARLAGMADANVGTSRDIHSIFQNAAGLVHIDNMAYLASYNEWLVGTKMGAAGFAYRIPVGVVGVAFRSFNYPDVEETTPLQPNGTGRNIKLGDFSVAASFAKQLTDKFSMGFRLRYVRSQIHIVNVSSTTFDVGTLFYTGFKSLRVGMTMSNLGGNKEVLTEDYRLPFYYNLAIAMELLGKQGDPLYLTTAYEHVFFRDYGERDHIGGELWIQNMLALRAGYKFRYDVETWSVGAGINLNVSEEREISVDVSYSDIGGAIRERPLRLTLSGTF